From the genome of Thunnus thynnus chromosome 1, fThuThy2.1, whole genome shotgun sequence, one region includes:
- the sirt3 gene encoding NAD-dependent protein deacetylase sirtuin-3, mitochondrial — protein MSCLRLGICLWKVGIRFCLYRSLCSRASRTVCANGFGERSLCPAQGAAAPSRQTSSPQWDGARGLFSRGGGAAGEQQTLESIAKNIRERQYKRVVVMAGAGISTPSGIPDFRSPGSGLYDNLQQYNLPYAEAIFEIGFFHHNPEPFFALAKELYPGNYQPNVTHYFVRLLHEKGLLLRMYTQNIDGLERLAGIPAKMLVEAHGTFATATCTVCRRQYEGEDLRPDVMSGTVPKCPTCTGVVKPDIVFFGEELPPHFFKYLTDFPLADLLIIMGTSLEVEPFASLSGAVRSSVPRLLINRDLVGPFAWRSRRPHDVVQLGDVVSGVQALSDALGWTQELDALMASAAEKASTKTEE, from the exons ATGTCGTGTTTGCGTTTAGGAATCTGCTTGTGGAAAGTAGGAATCAG GTTTTGTTTGTATCGCAGTTTGTGTTCAAGAGcaagcaggacggtgtgtgcaAACG GCTTTGGTGAAAGGAGTTTGTGTCCAGCTCAAGGTGCAGCAGCTCCGTCCAG ACAAACAAGCTCTCCCCAGTGGGATGGCGCTCGAGGACTTTTCTCCCGCGGCGGAGGTGCAGCCGGCGAGCAGCAGACCCTGGAGAGCATCGCCAAGAACATCCGAGAGCGGCAGTACAAGAGGGTCGTAGTGATGGCCGGAGCAGGGATCAGCACTCCTAGTGGCATCCCAGAtttcag GTCCCCAGGCAGCGGTCTCTATGACAACCTGCAGCAGTATAACCTGCCTTACGCAGAGGCCATATTCGAGATCGGCTTTTTCCATCATAACCCTGAACCCTTCTTCGCCCTGGCCAAAGAACTGTATCCGGGTAATTACCAGCCCAATGTCACACACTACTTTGTACGACTGCTTCACGAGAAGGGTCTGCTTCTCAGGATGTACACGCAGAACATCGACGGGCTGGAAagat TGGCAGGGATTCCTGCTAAGATGCTGGTGGAGGCCCATGGTACGTTTGCAACGGCCACCTGCACTGTTTGCAGGAGACAATATGAAGGAGAGGACCTACGA CCAGACGTGATGAGCGGGACGGTCCCTAAGTGTCCAACCTGTACGGGCGTAGTAAAGCCTGACATCGTCTTTTTTGGGGAGGAGCTCCCGCCTCACTTCTTCAAATACCTCACAGACTTCCCACTGGCAGACCTGCTGATCATCATGGGCACCTCGCTGGAG GTGGAGCCCTTCGCCAGTCTGTCAGGAGCCGTACGCAGCTCTGTTCCCCGACTCCTCATCAACAGGGACTTGGTGGGTCCGTTCGCCTGGAGAAGCCGCCGACCTCATGACGTGGTGCAGCTGGGCGACGTGGTCAGCGGCGTGCAAGCCTTGTCCGACGCCCTCGGCTGGACTCAGGAGCTGGACGCTCTGATGGCGTCCGCTGCTGAGAAa GCCTCAACAAAGACTGAAGAGTGA